The genomic interval CGTCATGATGTTTGGCTGGCTCATTGTCAGTCTCTTCATCTGGTGGCTCATTGACCCGTTATCCTGGCTCGAGAGTTTGGTCATTGCCGCCTGTGTCACTGCTACCGATCCTGTCTTGGCCTCTTCCGTCGTCGGTAAGGGCAAATTCGCCAAGCGAGTTCCCAAGCATTTGCGAGATCTTTTGTCGGCAGAGTCCGGCTGCAACGACGGCATGGCCTTCCCTTTCGTCTACCTCGGAATCTACCTGATCCAGGAGCACATGGATGCCCGGAAAACGACATTTCACTGGATTGTCTACACGATTCTCTATGAGTGCATCTTTGGCGCCATTTTCGGCTTCCTCGTTGGCTACATCGCACGTCACGGCATCAAGTTTGCAGAGGAGCGCGATCTGATTGATCGGGAGAGTTTCCTGGTCTTCTACTTCGTGCTCGCTTTGTTCTGTGCCGGTGCTGGTAGTCTGCTCGGTATGGACGATCTACTAGTCGGCTTCGCTGCCGGTGTAGGTTTCTCAAACGACGGTTGGTTCTCCTCAAAGACGGAAGAATCTCACGTGTCCAACGTCATCGATTTATTGATCAATTTGGCATATTTCGTCTTCCTCGGAACCATCATCCCCTGGGAACAGTACAACAACGTCGCTGAGGGTATCACCCCCTGGCGCTTGGTTGTAATCGCCATTTTCGTCATCTTGTTCCGACGCATTCCCGCCATGCTTATCTTGAAGCCATTCATACCGGACATCAAAACTTGGCGTGAGGCAGTTTTCGCTGGTCACTTTGGTCCCATCGGCGTCGGTGCCATTTTCGTCGCCATTCTAGCTCGCGCTGAGTTGCAGTGGGAGACGCCCGTGCCGCTTTCCGACACCCCGCCGGAAGATATCGAACACAGAACACTCGTTGCGGTCATCTGGCCCATCGTGACATTCCTAGTCATTTCGTCCATCATTGTTCATGGCTCATCCGTTGCCGTGTTTACTCTCGGCAAGCGCATCAACACGTTGACAATCACCATGTCCTACACCACCGCCCCCGAAGACGGCCCTACCTGGATGAACCGCCTGCCGAGAATCTCGTCGCAATCTCGATCGCAAGCCCGAACCATGTCCGACACCGAAGGAGAAGAGCTCAAGATGCCCGAGTTCCCGCCCGGCACTCTACCCCCAGTAGGCTTCCCTGGCGCTTTCTTGAGACGTCAAAAAGACGAAGACGGAACGAAGTCTCGCGCTCGATCAACCTCAAGGAAACGCAGCAGCAAGAAGAACAAGTGGGACGATGGCATCGGGCCCGGCGGACCTGTTTCCCAATCCGCCATCTTCCCCACTAAACGCGAGCCGCTCCTCAACGAGAAGGACCCTCAATCACCCGACGCCGAAGGCACTACGACCCCTAGGCGCGACTCTGAAAGAGGTCGCGCGAGAGACCCGGAGAAGGACGACGAAGAGATCACACCATCCCCCGATGAGGGATCTAGCAGAACGCAAACGCCACCCAAGATTTCCATCTACGAGGAAGGAGACAACTTGGTGGTCGAGAATGAGGATGGAGACGTGCTGACTGTCGAGCGCTCTGAAAGTAGAGCAGAGGCAGTTGCGGAGGCTGAAGCTCATCATCGCGTACCAGTCGAAACCGACATGTCGGCTATTGCGGCTGCCCATTCAAAGCAAGGTGAAAAGTTCAACTGGACCCTGGATTCGTTCAAAAAGAAGGTCGGGGATGTGTACACGTCAGAAGTGGAGAAGCGCAAGGAGAAGAGCAAAGCCGATAGACGGCATGAGCCAGCTCGAGCCTTCCAGTTCGGCAATACCGTGAGTTTCTCCAGATTGGTGATGGGCGAGAAAAGATACTAACAAATACATAGATTATTGTCGAAGATGAGGATGGAGAAGTTATCAAGACTTACGAATTGCCATCGTCAAAGGCTCCCAAGGAACCTGGAACAGGCCTTACCCAGCAAAGTCTTAAGTACCTTGGCATGGGAGGTCTTCTAAAAGCATCGGAGAAGCCTGCGGCTGAAGACGAAAACAACGGAGAGTCAAGCGCCGACGGCACGGCGAAGACACCTGCAAAGTCAGGATGGCAGAAATACCTGGGCGGAGGTGCCGGCAACGCGAAGAACGCTGCAGAAGGTCAAAAGGAGGATGACCGACACATCAGATTTACGATTGGTGGAGTTGGCCAGCGCATGACAAAGGAGGACTTCATTCGTGAAGTTCAAAAGCTCGACGACAAGACCCGGCGACAGGTTGTGGACCAGTCCACTGCTTCTCAGCGCGTAAAGTCAATTGCAAAGGGAGATATTCCTTCGCCGGCTGACAGACATGCCAACATTCCGACCATCAAGATTGGAAGCGATTCCAACGAGAAACGTTCTGGCTCTTTCACGCCTCAGCGGGTGAACACGGCGCCAGCCTTGCCACCGGCACCCGCGCAACAAGCAGACGCCGAGGGTGACGAGGAGACGGCTGCTGAGAAGAAGCGCAGACTGGCGGTTCTGTCGAACCAGAGCGAGGAGGATTTGGACAGCGGAGAGACGCCTGCTGAGAGACGCCGTAGGGAGGCTGCGCTCGGCTCAAATCAGGATGATGATTCAGATGACGAAGGTGGAGAGAGAGTTCCCCCGACGAGGAGAGGCATCCGATTTGCAGAGAGCACGGTGCCGAGAGGACGCAAGTAGACGAGAGAGTGATGAGGACGGCATAGACTGTGAAAGCAGCATAGCATTGCATTGGGTGTGGTTATATGCATCATGACAGCGATACCTGCATGGGTTTTGACATGCTCGGACGGAAACGAGCAAAAGAGACGTCTTACTGAACGGCCGAGGTTTGTGGTAATTGTATTGTCTATTCTGTGCACATACTTGAAGGGGAATGAATATGGCCTTTCTGTAGATTTCAATTTTATCTCTAGATGAACATTGTATGCTTGATAAGTGAATGATGAGCAAGAAGCGATTACAGGTGACGAGGTGGGGCTTATAGGTATAGAAGCTGTATTTGGTGACAAACGCACAACATTGCGGATACATCGGCTGATACTTCAGCCGGAAACTCCATGGCAATTTTTCTTGCGAGACTGCGATGAACCCAGCCCGACGTTTGGCCAGAGCCCGAGAGCGCAAAATCCGAAGAGTAGACGCTGACGTCATGTTCCCGGAGTAAGGACCGAAAATTTCCCTCGTCTCGGGGGGCCGTGGTCGTCTGCCGATGTGGGGCGGAGGCGCAGCCGGGGTGTGGCGGGGCTGGTGGGGCCCGAGGCGGTCGCTCCGTGGCGGAGGTGGGGTGGACGGGAAGGGGGAAGCTCTCAGTATTTACATCCGTGGTTTCGCGAGGTTCGGTGCTGGCACAAAGTCCTGCAGCTCAGGGTCGCTCTCGTCGTCGGCAGGATCAGGATTCATCGGGGCCATTGGGGCGTTCGGCATTGGAAGTGTAGAGATTGAGGTGGTAGAGGATGTGCTAGCTAGGGGTGAGTTCGTTGGGTTGGTTTGCTTTTGATTGTCCTGAGTTACTGTGGGGACGAATACGTGACAGAGGAACGAGAATGAAAATCGGTCTATAGCGTATATAGTTTATACCTTCGTTGGGcttttcttagtttctttGAGCGGGCAATGTGAGGCGAGGGAGATGTGCTCCCCGGTGAATTTTTACAAGGAAGGAAGCCCCTCACAGAAACCTTCACCGCCTCCATCGGGGTTCTCTGTCCTGTTGGTTTAGCTTTTCATCATGAATTGATTCGAGCTTTATGTATAGTTGGGTTCGGTACAATGATGCTGAGCCTCACTCATCAGATATCAAGGAACATATCAGGCCAAAGAACAACGTTTGGGTAGGAGCTGATGGTTGTACGGTCGATGCTACAGAGGAGAATAAGTTTCGCTTGCATCTTAGCTAACATTATTTCTCGAATTGAAACCTCATAACTTCACCAGCATCTGGTACAAGCTTGGAATGGATGTCCGGTTGCTTCGATGCCGATGAACTTGGCGATGATCCCTAGGCTTTCCTCCCAAGCAATAGCAGCATGATGACTAACTGTAGGATGCAAACACCCTCCAAACCTGGGTCTATGACAGTATACTTAACGCCTGACGATACGGCAAACCAAGGCAGTCTCAGGTTGACGTGACACCAGCAACCAAACTTCCGAGCCCCCGACCGAAACGATGAATCAATCTTCTGGCATACCGTAATTATATCCCAATCACTACGAGGTCTTGCTTGTTAAACCGCGTTGTTTCATGGGAGTCCTACTTTGTTGTGAATCACTGGCTATTGATTTCCTGAGATATCATGATACAAAAGAGGATCTTTagcctacctacctaatgATCATGCCTCCGTATATCAAGCACTACAGTTCTGACTGATTCCCAAAATACTGAACGAGACCGAATTCTCTACACGCCTCCGTCAAACCGGCCAAACAGAGGCACGA from Colletotrichum lupini chromosome 2, complete sequence carries:
- a CDS encoding sodium/hydrogen antiporter; amino-acid sequence: MAWDHLSITKPHLVYIILGGFTTLFMLCSSIIKEKMYIGEATVATICGIIFGPHAANLIDPKSWGNVDLVTIEFSRIVLVVQCFAVGVELPKFYMEKHWRSVTLLLIPVMMFGWLIVSLFIWWLIDPLSWLESLVIAACVTATDPVLASSVVGKGKFAKRVPKHLRDLLSAESGCNDGMAFPFVYLGIYLIQEHMDARKTTFHWIVYTILYECIFGAIFGFLVGYIARHGIKFAEERDLIDRESFLVFYFVLALFCAGAGSLLGMDDLLVGFAAGVGFSNDGWFSSKTEESHVSNVIDLLINLAYFVFLGTIIPWEQYNNVAEGITPWRLVVIAIFVILFRRIPAMLILKPFIPDIKTWREAVFAGHFGPIGVGAIFVAILARAELQWETPVPLSDTPPEDIEHRTLVAVIWPIVTFLVISSIIVHGSSVAVFTLGKRINTLTITMSYTTAPEDGPTWMNRLPRISSQSRSQARTMSDTEGEELKMPEFPPGTLPPVGFPGAFLRRQKDEDGTKSRARSTSRKRSSKKNKWDDGIGPGGPVSQSAIFPTKREPLLNEKDPQSPDAEGTTTPRRDSERGRARDPEKDDEEITPSPDEGSSRTQTPPKISIYEEGDNLVVENEDGDVLTVERSESRAEAVAEAEAHHRVPVETDMSAIAAAHSKQGEKFNWTLDSFKKKVGDVYTSEVEKRKEKSKADRRHEPARAFQFGNTIIVEDEDGEVIKTYELPSSKAPKEPGTGLTQQSLKYLGMGGLLKASEKPAAEDENNGESSADGTAKTPAKSGWQKYLGGGAGNAKNAAEGQKEDDRHIRFTIGGVGQRMTKEDFIREVQKLDDKTRRQVVDQSTASQRVKSIAKGDIPSPADRHANIPTIKIGSDSNEKRSGSFTPQRVNTAPALPPAPAQQADAEGDEETAAEKKRRLAVLSNQSEEDLDSGETPAERRRREAALGSNQDDDSDDEGGERVPPTRRGIRFAESTVPRGRK